The following coding sequences are from one Chrysiogenia bacterium window:
- a CDS encoding trypsin-like peptidase domain-containing protein: MKKALLTLLIFVLSACSAWPASAEDDALAVFEKLQRRIEKVAKDITPSVVYIEAVQKHQNRKSIVSGSGIIADAEGHIFTNEHVVESALKVTVTVPGIKEPFPARVVGTDKQTDLAVLQIQPNSHTIKPARFGSAEKLVVGQWVLAVGNPFGFDNSVSFGIVQAKGRNLQFRGLINEFVQTDALIDQGSSGGPLVNLKGEVVGVNSIAAGRGIGFTIPIETALKVKENLMASGQIERAWLGITFQPLSRQLARYWGMATQGGAIVSAVLDGSPAEKGGLKAGDIIIEIEGTEVDVPDEGEASSLSRLVAGFAVGEKIKVKVLRDLKPETLTLTLEAQPAIDTPERESDWGFGYQDITTGRQLNSRLESRVGAYVSFVERGTPADESGMEIGDIIVSIEGQGVTGADDLEKALEKGAERERVLLTVQRGKDIRFHLLERLRSAPAE; encoded by the coding sequence ATGAAGAAGGCGTTGCTGACCCTGTTGATCTTCGTGCTGAGCGCGTGCAGTGCGTGGCCGGCCAGTGCCGAGGACGACGCGCTCGCGGTGTTCGAGAAACTCCAGCGGCGCATCGAGAAGGTGGCCAAGGACATCACGCCCAGCGTGGTCTACATCGAGGCCGTCCAGAAGCACCAGAACCGAAAGAGCATCGTCTCGGGCTCGGGCATCATCGCCGATGCCGAGGGGCACATCTTTACCAATGAACACGTCGTCGAGTCCGCGCTCAAAGTGACCGTCACCGTGCCGGGAATTAAAGAGCCCTTTCCCGCGCGGGTGGTCGGCACCGACAAGCAGACCGACCTCGCGGTGCTGCAGATTCAGCCCAACTCCCACACCATCAAGCCTGCGCGCTTTGGCTCGGCCGAGAAGCTGGTCGTCGGGCAGTGGGTGCTCGCCGTTGGAAATCCTTTTGGGTTCGATAACTCGGTCTCGTTCGGAATCGTGCAGGCCAAGGGTCGCAACCTGCAGTTTCGCGGACTCATCAATGAATTCGTGCAGACCGATGCTTTGATCGACCAGGGAAGCTCGGGCGGGCCGCTCGTCAACCTGAAGGGCGAGGTGGTCGGCGTGAACTCGATTGCCGCCGGCCGCGGCATCGGCTTTACCATTCCCATCGAGACCGCGCTCAAGGTGAAGGAAAACCTCATGGCCTCGGGCCAGATCGAGCGCGCGTGGCTGGGCATCACCTTCCAGCCGCTCTCGCGCCAGCTCGCGCGGTACTGGGGCATGGCCACCCAGGGCGGCGCCATCGTCTCGGCGGTTCTCGACGGGTCGCCTGCGGAGAAGGGCGGGCTCAAGGCCGGCGACATCATCATCGAGATCGAGGGGACCGAGGTCGACGTCCCCGACGAGGGAGAGGCCTCCTCGCTCTCGCGCCTCGTAGCCGGCTTTGCCGTGGGCGAGAAGATCAAGGTGAAGGTCCTGCGGGATTTGAAGCCCGAAACCCTGACGCTTACCCTGGAGGCCCAGCCGGCCATCGACACCCCCGAGCGCGAGAGCGACTGGGGATTTGGCTATCAGGACATCACCACCGGCCGCCAGCTCAATTCGCGGCTGGAATCGCGGGTGGGGGCCTACGTCTCCTTCGTCGAACGCGGCACCCCCGCCGATGAGAGCGGCATGGAGATCGGCGACATCATCGTCAGCATCGAGGGCCAGGGCGTCACCGGCGCCGACGATCTGGAAAAAGCCCTCGAAAAGGGCGCAGAGCGCGAGCGCGTT